AGCGCAGAGTGTGGGTCAGCAAACGACCCATTTCATCAAGGAGCATCCGGTGATGGCCGGCGCGCTGGGCATCGCCCTCGGTGCGGCCATCGGCAGCCTGCTGCCCTCGACGCGCACCGAGGATGAACGCCTGGGAGCGATGCGCGACAAGACGGTCGATCGGGCTACCGAAGAGGGTGAGCGCTATGCCGAGGAAGCCCGCGCCAAGGCGAATGAAAAGGCCGAGCAGGCAGGCAGCCAGAATAGCGCGGAATCGGGCCGCTCCGGATCGGGTGGGGCTTCTGAAACGGGCGGAAACAGCGCCTTCAGAGAAGCCACCACCCCCGGCTCCGCAGCGGAGGCGACCGAGCCTCGGCAATCCGGCGTGAACGGCGACGATTCTCGCTCAGGCGGCAGTCGTTGACGATGAGCCATTGACGATAGTGGCAGGTGGCAACAACCGGGAGCCAGGCTCCCGGTTGTTGCGTCTGACTGTGATTTCCTTGAATAACGAGCGCGTTTAACGCGTTCTGGGCATCAATACCCAAATCTTTCCGGGCTGTTTCATGCGACCGGCATTTTCGCCGGCTTCGTCGCCGTAACCCCAGAAGAAGTCGGCCCGTACCGAGCCCTTGATGGCGCTACCGGTGTCCTGAGCGACCATCAGCCGCCTTAGCGGCTCCTCGGAGAGCGGCTGCGTGGTGGCCAGGAATACCGGCGCCCCCAGCGGAATGCGCGAAGGGTCGACGGCGAGGCTGCGCTGCGAGGTCAGCGGCACCCCCAGCGCGCCGACCGGGCCTTCGCTGGTGGCCTGGGGATCGATGCCTCGCGACTGGAAGAACACCATGCGGGGATTGACGTCGAGCGCGCTTTCGGCCTGCTGAGGGTTACGCCGCGCCCAGTCGCGTATGCCGGCGAGCGTTGCCTCGCCGGGCGTGATCTCCCCGCGATCGATCAGCGCCCGGGCGAACGAGCGGAATGGCTGGTTATTGGTACCCGCGAAGCCCACCCGCATCATGCCGCCCTCGGCCAGCTCGACACGCCCCGAGCCCTGAATCTGCAGGTAGGCGGCTTCCACGGGATCATCGACCCAGACCAGTTCCTGGCCACGCAGGACCCCCGAGGCCAGCAATTCGGCGCGCGGTGGGCGAGTCTTGCCGGGGGTTTGCGCCCAAGCCGCCGGCAGGCGATAGAGCGGTATCTGATAGCGTCCATGACGCTGAAGCGATCCCTGCAGGCGCGGCTCGTAATAACCGGTGATCGTGCCGGTGGTCGAGCCGTCGTCGTTGATCATCAGATAAGGCGCGAAGCGCTGCTCGAAGAAACGGATGATGGCACGATTGTCGAGCGGATCGACGCGCCGGGCGTCGGCGCAGACGCCGCTCCAGGCGGGCTTGTCGGCGAGTCGGGTGCAACTGGCGCGAAAGGCGCTCCAGGCACTGATGGCATTGTCCTGCGGCCAGCCGGGCAGGGCCTGCCACGACATCGGCTGCATCCGTCCGTTGAGATCGCCTCCGGCCGAGGGCGGCGGGGCTGGCGAAGGGGGGCGACTGCTGCAGGCGGCCAGCAGCAGCAAGAGACACAATCCAGCAAGGCGTGAGCCGAATTTATGGGGTAGGCCGGACGATCGCCGGTCGATAGCCAGATTGCGCACGCAGATTACCTTTGTTCCGTTCTCTGAAAGCGGCCGCTACCCGGCCGGCCGTCAGCGATTATAGGCCAAGCCGGGCGTTACGCTATACGCCAAGGGTCGCGGCACTCTAACCGGGCTCCCAGGGTGGGGTATAGTAAGGCTGATAATGGCAGCGAGCACAGAGGGCCGCCTCGGGCCGTTGATGATTCAGTTGCCGCGTGACTTCGGCCATGACGAGTTGCCCCGGTTGGCCGCATTGCTCGAGCGCTGGCCACGGAATATTCCCTGCGCCGTCGAGGTCAGGGCCAGTGGATTTTTCCACAAGGGGGCTGGCGAACAGCAACTCAACCGCTTGTTGATAAGTCACGGCGTCGATCGTGTGATGCTCGACGTCAGGCCGCTGTTCTCGACACCCTCCGGCAGCGACTCACGCCTGTTCAAGGCCCGGGATGAAAAGCCGCGACGCCCGCCACATGTGCTTTCCACGCCAGATCGGCCGATCGTCCGCTTTATCGGACATCTTGACACGGCCATCAATCAGCGTTATTTCGCGCCCTGGATCGAGCGCCTTAGCCTGTGGATAAAACAGGGGAAAAGCCCTTTTCTCTTTGTGCATGCACCGGACAATCGCGAGGCGCCGCAGTTGGCAAGGCACTTTTATTCATGGCTCGCGAGCGGGCAGGCATTACCGGCACTTCCCGGTTCCCGGGGAGTATCAAACGTCGCTTTTCTAAGGCATCAAGGGAAAAGCGTGGGCTATCGGACTGGCCATCGGCCTCGTCATCGGATAGTTTTGTCGTGAACTTATGGCCGCGCAGCTTCAATTCGTGGCAACAACAAGACAAGCGTCGCCTCTCGATGAAGGATTGGCGACGATAGGCGATATCAGGGTACAAAATGGCAAAAATCTCCCACGCGCAGTGGTCCTCGAAGCTGACTTTCATACTGGCCGCCACGGGTTCCGCCGTCGGCCTGGGTAATATCTGGAAATTTCCCTATATGGTGGGCGAGAGCGGTGGCGCTGCCTTCGTGCTCGTCTACCTGATCTGTATCGCCTTGGTGGGCTTGCCCATTCTGGTCGCCGAATGGTTGATGGGCCGCCGCGGCCAGAAGAACCCCATCAATACCATGGCGGATCTGGCCGAGCGGGAAGGGCGCAGCAAGGCTTGGGTCCTGATGGGCATCAGCGGCGTGCTGGGGGCCTTCCTCATTCTGTCGTTCTATAGCGTGATCGGTGGCTGGTCGCTTTTCTACACGCTGGGCTCCGTCACCGGGTCCTTCAGCGGCCAGGATGCCGATGGCATCGGCGCGCTGTTCGACGATCTGCTGGCCAGTCCGGGAACGCTGCTGCTATGGCATTCGGTATTCATGGTGCTGGTCATCGGCATCGTTGCTCGCGGCGTGACCTTGGGCCTGGAGGGGGCGGTACGCACCCTGATGCCGGCTCTGGGCATCATATTGGTAGTGCTGGTGGGCTACGGTCTCTTTTCGGGCTATTTCGGCGAAGCCCTCGTCTTCATGTTCAACCCCGATTGGGGAGCACTGGACGGCGACGTGGTGCTGGCCGCCATGGGGCAGGCGTTCTTCACCCTGTCGCTGGGGATGGGCATCATGATGGCTTACGGCTCCTATCTCGGAGCGGACGTCGACCTGCTCGGCACCGCCCGTACAGTGATCATCCTCGATACGCTGTTCGCCCTGATCGCGGGCCTGGCGATCTTCCCCATCGTGTTCGCCAACGGCCTCGATCCGAGTTCGGGGCCGGGCTTGATCTTCGTGACCCTGCCCCTGGCCTTCGGCAACATGACCGGTGGCGTGATCATCGGGCTGCTGTTCTTCCTGCTGCTCACCTTCGCGGCCTTGACCTCGGCGATCTCGCTGCTCGAACCGGTCGTGGAGACCGTCGAGGAGCGTACGCCGCTGTCCCGGGTCGGTGCGACGCTGGTGGCCGGAGCGGCGACCTGGGCCCTGGGCATCGCGGCGCTGCTCTCCTTCAATGCCTGGTCCGAGGTCAGCATTCTGGGGCTGAGCATCTTCGACTTCCTGGACACACTGACCAGCAAGTACCTGCTGCCCTTGACCGGCCTGCTGGCGGTGGTATTCGTCGGCTGGTTCCTGGATGGCGACAAGGTGCGCCGAGAGCTGAGACTCGGGGAGACCGGAAGCAAGTTGTGGACCTTGATCACCCGTTTTATTGCGCCCATCGGGGTCGTGGTGGTCTTTATCAGCAGTTTGTAGGAGGGCGGACCAGCCCCGACACGCCATTTCGGCCCCGACCGATCGGGCCGAAATGGCAATGCCGAGCGTGGCGTCAGCGCGGCACGGCAGGACTACTGCATGAGATCGTCGAAGTCGGCGATATCGCGCTCGAGACGCTTTATCTCGTTATGCATCTCGATGCCGCGGCGGGCCCTGAGATAACGGACGGTGGCGTTCTGCTTGCGCGATTCATGATCGGCGACTTCAAGGTCCATGAAAATGTCGAGGAGTTCACGTTTCACGGCGCCAAGCTGTTGCGTTGCGTTAGGCATGATCGACTCTCCTTTCTTCTTGCGGTGTCACTGTGACAGCTTTTTTACTATACCCCAGTTGACAAAACCGCGACATTGGCGTCCAAGAACGCGTTTTAACGCTTGATTGCCGGTGCAGGGTCGGTCAGCCTGAGCGGACGCGATCGCGACCCGGCGGCTGCCTTCCGTTCGTCAGGGCGCTACTTTCCATGCCGCAAGGCCATCACCGAGGAGCCCGCCGTGAGCCGTGCCCTGTTCGATGAAATGAGACGTCGCATGGAGCTGTTCCGGCGCTCCGAGCAGAAGGTCGCGCGCTTCGTGCTGCGCAATCCCGATGAAGTGATCCACATGCGCATCGTCGATCTGGCTACCGAAGCCAAGGTCAGCGAGCCGACGGTGGTGCGTTTCTGTCGCGCGCTGGGCTGCGACGGCTTCCAGGACTTCAAGCTCAAGCTGGCGCAGATGCTGGCCACCGGCAGCCAGTTCGCGCAGTTCTCGATGAACGACAGCGACAGCGTCGCCGAGTTTTCCCACAGCATCTTCGATTCCACCGTGGGCACGCTGCTGTCGATACGCGATCGCCTCGACAACGAGGCGCTGGGCCGCGCGGTCAACGCCCTGGCGATGGCCAACCGGGTGGAATTCTATGGCTTCGGGGCGTCGGGGGCGGTGGCCTTCGATGCCCAGCACAAGTTCTTCCGCCTGCAGATCTCGACATCGGCCTATGCCGACCCGCACATGCAGAACATGTCGGCGGCGACCCTCAAGGAGGGCGACGTGGTGGTGGCCATCTCGCAGACCGGGCGCACCCGGGCGCTGGTCGACAGCGTGCGCCTGGCGCGCGAGACCGGGGCCACGGTGATCGGCCTGTGTCCCAGCGCTACGCCGCTGGCCGAGGAAGTCGGCCTGCCGCTGTATATCGACGTCCACGAGGACACCGAGATCTACACGCCGATGAGCTCGCGCATCGCTCATCTGGTGCTGATCGACGTGCTGGCGGTGGGCGTGGCCAAGACCCGCG
The genomic region above belongs to Halomonas zincidurans B6 and contains:
- a CDS encoding murein transglycosylase A — translated: MSWQALPGWPQDNAISAWSAFRASCTRLADKPAWSGVCADARRVDPLDNRAIIRFFEQRFAPYLMINDDGSTTGTITGYYEPRLQGSLQRHGRYQIPLYRLPAAWAQTPGKTRPPRAELLASGVLRGQELVWVDDPVEAAYLQIQGSGRVELAEGGMMRVGFAGTNNQPFRSFARALIDRGEITPGEATLAGIRDWARRNPQQAESALDVNPRMVFFQSRGIDPQATSEGPVGALGVPLTSQRSLAVDPSRIPLGAPVFLATTQPLSEEPLRRLMVAQDTGSAIKGSVRADFFWGYGDEAGENAGRMKQPGKIWVLMPRTR
- the hexR gene encoding transcriptional regulator HexR; the encoded protein is MSRALFDEMRRRMELFRRSEQKVARFVLRNPDEVIHMRIVDLATEAKVSEPTVVRFCRALGCDGFQDFKLKLAQMLATGSQFAQFSMNDSDSVAEFSHSIFDSTVGTLLSIRDRLDNEALGRAVNALAMANRVEFYGFGASGAVAFDAQHKFFRLQISTSAYADPHMQNMSAATLKEGDVVVAISQTGRTRALVDSVRLARETGATVIGLCPSATPLAEEVGLPLYIDVHEDTEIYTPMSSRIAHLVLIDVLAVGVAKTRGPHLTEQLKAVKRSLNPLRFPEQES
- a CDS encoding DUF72 domain-containing protein; its protein translation is MIQLPRDFGHDELPRLAALLERWPRNIPCAVEVRASGFFHKGAGEQQLNRLLISHGVDRVMLDVRPLFSTPSGSDSRLFKARDEKPRRPPHVLSTPDRPIVRFIGHLDTAINQRYFAPWIERLSLWIKQGKSPFLFVHAPDNREAPQLARHFYSWLASGQALPALPGSRGVSNVAFLRHQGKSVGYRTGHRPRHRIVLS
- a CDS encoding PA3496 family putative envelope integrity protein, translated to MPNATQQLGAVKRELLDIFMDLEVADHESRKQNATVRYLRARRGIEMHNEIKRLERDIADFDDLMQ
- a CDS encoding sodium-dependent transporter produces the protein MAKISHAQWSSKLTFILAATGSAVGLGNIWKFPYMVGESGGAAFVLVYLICIALVGLPILVAEWLMGRRGQKNPINTMADLAEREGRSKAWVLMGISGVLGAFLILSFYSVIGGWSLFYTLGSVTGSFSGQDADGIGALFDDLLASPGTLLLWHSVFMVLVIGIVARGVTLGLEGAVRTLMPALGIILVVLVGYGLFSGYFGEALVFMFNPDWGALDGDVVLAAMGQAFFTLSLGMGIMMAYGSYLGADVDLLGTARTVIILDTLFALIAGLAIFPIVFANGLDPSSGPGLIFVTLPLAFGNMTGGVIIGLLFFLLLTFAALTSAISLLEPVVETVEERTPLSRVGATLVAGAATWALGIAALLSFNAWSEVSILGLSIFDFLDTLTSKYLLPLTGLLAVVFVGWFLDGDKVRRELRLGETGSKLWTLITRFIAPIGVVVVFISSL